The DNA segment GTGCGCTTACGGGTGGAGCCACCGCGCTTCGGCTTCTCGTCGCGGGCCCCGGAGTGCTTCGTGTCGCCGGTGTCGTCCGTGTCGCCGGTGTCCTCGGTGTCGCCGGTGTCCTCGGTGTCGTTCGTGTCGTCGGTCGGCTCGTCGTCCCCGGTGGCGGGGCCCGACTCCAGCGACTGGGTGCGCCGTTGCAGCGATTCGGCCAGGCTGCCGGCGCGCTGGGTGACGGCCTTGGTGGCCGCCGTCCGCGTGGCGTCCACGAGTTCCTTGCGGACCTGGTCGTTGAGCGGGCCCAGGGCGGGCGACTCGGCCAGCATCCGGCCGATCCGCCTCGGGTCGAGGTCGACCTTCTTGCCGAGGAGGAACATGCCCAGTCCCACGGCGAGTTTGGCCTTCTTGGTCCGCCCCAGCAGATATCCGCCCACCAGGGCCGCGCCTATCTTCGCGTTCTTCGTCATGTGCGATGCACCTCGGGTCTCCCCCTGTCGTGTGTGGTCCGGTGGCCGGTCACGGCGCCTGCCGCGGGCCGTTCCGGTACTCCTCGATCTCGTCGAGCCGGTCGAGCAGTTCGTCCTCGCGCCGGTCGAACTCCTCCGGCCCGATGGCTCCGCTGTTCAGCTCCTGCTCCAGCCGCGCGAGCCGGGCGCGTACCGGTTCGGGGTCGTAGTACTCCTCCTCGGCGGCGCGGACGACCTGGTCGAGAACCCATGCCGTCCCCCGGACGGGGGCCAGCGGCAGGGTCAGCAGCCCGGTGATGAGTCCCATGCCGGCGGATCACCTCCGCTCTTCCGGGCC comes from the Streptomyces sp. NBC_00525 genome and includes:
- a CDS encoding gas vesicle protein GvpG, which translates into the protein MGLITGLLTLPLAPVRGTAWVLDQVVRAAEEEYYDPEPVRARLARLEQELNSGAIGPEEFDRREDELLDRLDEIEEYRNGPRQAP